A stretch of DNA from Lotus japonicus ecotype B-129 chromosome 4, LjGifu_v1.2:
TGGTGGTCGTGAGGTCTGACCGGAGGTAGACCATGTGGTGTTGTGAAAATATGGTTGaactccttgagtaatttccATAAATCAGGGTGGATGGTTGCTGGACACGTTTCTAAGGAAGCCATTTGAAGGATTTTCGCCCCTGAGGTGCTGTTGGGTAGACACATTATGGTGAGTAATTCAGCAACTGTGTCTATATTGACTAATCTTTTCATGTGGTGGTATGTTGCAGGTGCAGCGGGCCGCATTGGCTGGCCAGTCAGCGTGCATTCCTCCCCATCGACAGTGAAGGTCATTCGCGGGATTGAGAAGTCTGACACCACTGTTCCCAGTGTGCGTAACCTGGCTAATCCAAGCACAACGTCAGCTCCCTGGATGTCGAGTACATGGAAGGGAACATGGAAGAGGTGCCCATTCATCATGAGGGGTGTTTCCAGCGCTATCCCGGAGCAGAAGATGTGAGCTCCGTTGCCAACCATTACAGGGAATGAATTGATCTGGAATATTGGCAAGTGCAGTAACTGGGTAACGCGTGGAGGAATGACATTGTGTGTACTGCCGGTGTCAATCAAGACCTTCACCGAGTGCCCATGGATTGTGCCAGTGAATTTCAGGGTGCGTGGTGACGGAAGACCCTTTGTGACTGCTTCTGAAAGCTGGAAATGTATGTTCTCAGTTTCCTCAGTGGCCTCATCAGATAGCAAGTCAGGGATGATTTCAGGTTGGTTTTCATtaactccttcttcttcttctacttggAGTATGAGGAATGGCTTTGCCTGGCATCTATGACCCAGAACATACTTTTCATCGCAATTGTAACACAGCCCCAATGCCCTTCGTTCTTGCATTTGGGTGGCTGTGAGGCGTTTGATGTGGAACTGGCCTTGGGGTTTTGTATTTGTGGGTTTTTGGGGTTTTGGTGGATGAGAGGGGGAGGTTACGGTAGTGGTGGCTTTCTGGAAAAAGGGTGTATGAGGGGAAGAGTTGGGTTTGGTGTATTTGTAAGGGGAAGGTTTCGGGCCATTGAGCTTGGATTCAACCAATTTGGCCAAACCGATGGCCTGTGACACACAATAGGGCCGCAAAATCTTTAGCTCATCCTTAATGTCTTGGCGAAGGCCAGAGAGAAAACAACCCCAAGACTTGGTTACACAATCGTTCAAATTTTGCTTGGTATTCAGAAACAGTAGTAGTTTGGTGTAATTTGAACAAGTCCTGTTGAGGATTTTCATAGGATGAGGGACCAAACCTGAGTGTGAGTGAGCGTATGAACTCCTCCCATGAGTGTAGTTGGCCATTAGTGAACATCCATTTGAACCAAGAAAGAGCCTCTCCCTCCATATAGAATGCCATGAGCTCAAGGCGTTGGCTGTGGGTAGTCTGATGAAACTGAAAATATTGCTCTGCTTTAAAGATCCAATCCAAAGGGTTGGTTCCATCAAAGGATGATAACTGGAGTTTCATCGTTTTGGGTTGATGTGCAGGTACGGTACCAGGGGTTGAATCAACAACACCAGATCCTGGCGGTGGTGGAATAGGAGCAGCTGTGGATGGGGTTGAAGCAGAACCAGTGGTGTCGTGTGTGGTTGCGGCGTGTTGGATGAATCCCGGAGGACCCATATGGAATCCAACAGGTCCAGGACGTCCCGCGGTAGTAGCGCCGGAGCCAGGAGGTGGCGATCCTGGTGGTGGTTGAGGGGGAATCTGAAGAGAGAGCAAGGTAGAGACCTGTTTGGAGAGGGTTTGGAGGATTGCATTGAAGGCATCATTCCTTACGTCTTGGAATTCTTGCCTCTGAATCAGGGCAGTGAGTTTGTCCTCAATGGTGTCCAAGGAGTTTGTGGGTGATGAAGAAGACATAATGAGCTAGGAGGGATGAAGACAAGTCGATGAAAGCACCAAAATTGGTAGAGAGAACCCCACCAATGGTTAAAACAAGCAGAGCCAAATAGAAAttaaggaaaggaaaagaaaacttTCTTTGAGCAAGCTCGAATTTTTCATTGATTGGTAATGTAAATGACGGAGGTACCTATTTATTACATCAGTACTATATCCATTCTAATCATTTACCATACAGGTGGCAAAATCATAGAGGTTGGAAAGTTCTGGAATCCTAGTACATACAGCTGTGTCAACGGGCtgtatttgaaattgaaaacatgGAATAAAATatctaatacttaatgaaaTCTTTCATCCAAGAGGGTTGGACCGCAGTCCTTTTGGGCTTTTCAGTAGCAATAGGAGCATCTGTACCAACCAACCACATCTATTCTTGCATCATTTatacaaattaaataacataAGAAATAAAAGAGGTATGGCAACGAAAGGAGATATGCTCACTTGTACTTTAGAGCTAGGCAGAGCGTGAATCGCGCGTGTTGGTTCTATCTTAGCCACATATGATTCACTACGTGAACATTGACGTCCACCTTTCGGCCTTGTTAAAAAACCATCAAGGAGTAGGAGATTTCAATGTGATGACGAAGCAATGGAGACAATGCACTAGTGAAGGGGGATTTGGAGAAAAGGTTGGTGAGGTAGCGAGTAAAGTCTAAGAAGTTAGTTTAGCTGAGATGTTGCGTCAGCAACAATGCTCCTCTCACAGGAAGCATGCATGTAAGAAACTGACATTCCAATTCCAAGTTAACATGTCTCTAGTCCTCACAGTGTCATCACACAATTAACCTCTTTATCCCCAGCACCTGATTGCTAAATAAATCCACGAGGATCCTAAGttctttaaatataatttttttcagttttttaaagatatttttaaATCACATTGGAAATCTTAAGAGAAAAAAGGCTGGgacttagaagttagaacaaAGTGAACAGTCACCAACTCAAcatgcttcttcttttttgtcAAAACCTATACCATGCTTTATATTTTTTGTCAATCCCACACCATGCTTTGATTTCAGAGTTTGATCGAGGTGGTACCGGTTTCGGGGTAACCATTTGCGAGGCCCATTCCCTTTTGAATCCTCCAAATTAAAAAGGTTGAATAACATGCTAAAAAATCCCGGTCTTCTACTTAATCTACTTGTTTTTGGATTGCAAAACATACACAAAAAATGCTCCAGCTATATATTTGTTCTACGCCTAACTAATTTTTTACCTAAAGTATTATATGTGTAATAAGTTTGGGTCGTAGTATATTTTATCCCTTAAACAAATTTTTAGAGGTTCGTAATGAAACAGAGGTTGTACCTCTTTTCAACCACTCCTGTCCCGGAGCAAGCTTAGCTAGCCATCCCATCCTTCTAACTCCAATAAAAATGAACGTGGTTAATTCATTGTTGCTTAGTACACTGATTTAGAACGTAAGGTGAGTAAGTAAAACTATGTATAAAAAATATCATTGTTTGTGGGTGGGGATACCTGGTCTCATctaagcaattttttttttctaaaatgaaaGATTTATTATTGATGAACCAAACATCTAGGGAACAAGGCTCTCCCTAGTGAGCCCAAAAGCAAGCTAACAAGCAAAgcaaaagaaacaagaaagagcaACAGTACATAGAAAAAGAGTAGCAAATTTACTgatcaagaaattcaaatttaaatatcTCCATGATTTATTATAAGCCAACAAGTGTAacaaaaatttcttttttttttaaataagtatAACAATAATCTCAACAAcgaatttctcatatttaatagCGGTATATAAAGATTTTCCATAACTTCATgatgtttttttaaaattgaaagaaTTTAATGAATTTCGCCAAataagaaaatatgtttttattttaattaaaataaaaaatgaatgtaacTCTCTCTCCTACATGACAAACATTGATTgaatgtcagtgtaaaactattttatactCCATTAAACTCAAATTGAAATTACATCTTATATGATAAGGTGAGGTAGAtaaataagttaaaataaaaaaacaaccatataattgtattttttttatattagaaagataaattacaccctcctTGGACCTTCCATCCACAACCTATAGGTTCCCTAGCTCTTtatcacttgagttatcattcagggacaaaaaaatactttttttttatcttgtacTAATTTGAATAGATTTTTTTAGTACCGAAACCAAataacaaactcaagaaacatagcaaaggtaaactaaactcttatattatatCTGAAGCAAGCAAGTAACGATAACTGAACCTAAGGAAGAGATTATTAAAGGAAACTCGTTGTCCGTGCAAATTCAAAACAACTAAATAATCACCTTAGAGTTTACCTTACAACGAATGTGTTTGAAGGAGATATTCTACGGGTAAATAGCAATAGAGATAACATCTTCCAAGATATCAAACAAGGGAGAAAACATTGCACAGGTCTCAAACAAACGAATCACAGCTAatgaatcactctcacaaattgCCAACAATATCCAAGGTCTCATGCCAGTAATAAACCATGTTTTAAGGCCAAAAGCTTGGCAGAAGACGACCTCTCTCATGGAAAGAAGGTGTACCCGCTCAACGTTTAGCTTAACAAAAGAGTTTGAAGAAAGGGTCGTAGCCCAACGAACAAGTAAATTATGAGGAGAAATGAGACTGCTATCCAAAAAAGTGTCGGGCTCTTTCATCAATGAAGTATATATGATGTAAAACGTCATCAATTGACCACGAATCATCAAATGTGACATTATTCAGCCAACGCCCACTAAATGAAACGCACAAACCTGTGATGCTCATGATGATGAATAAGAAAAAACAACCAAGTTCTCAAATTACTATGCATAACGTTGCAAGTGGAGGGACATCGCGTCTGAACCCGATTTTGCAAGCATGAGAACAATGGACCATTGTTTCTTGGTTGCTCGAACAATGGCACAACAAGTAAGCAACAAGGGAATGAGCAAATCTGAAATTTACACAATCACCTAAttagaatttataatttattatgtCATAATTaactttaaatttattaatatttaaattggAAAATGTGGATATGTCATTGGATGCATGTGTAGAATTCATAATTCATTGTCAGATAGACTAGGCAAGAGTGACCTGACCTACTCTTCCACTTGCCTTTAAAGGGTCATTACGAGCGGATGATCCATTGAGATGTTTGGGCTACCTAATACTTCACTATCCGATGGACGACTCTCTAGTTGGCGAGCCATCTAGCATCCAGTGAGCCATCAGCCGTGACCTCTTCATCCTATGGGCGATCTCTTCCATGTTTAGGCAATCCCACATTATTTATGTGTACTAACAGTCTTTATTGGCGATTCATGTATTCCTCACAGCTCACGCCATACTGGCCATTATGTATTCCTAAAGCCACGTTGGCGAGCTATTATGCTTTGAGTCCAAATTAACTTGAGCTTACACTGTATAAAGATTTAAAATTAGGTTTGCACTCTGATTCATATTAAAGGGAAATGGATCGATGCTTGTAATTGACATGTTCATCATTATAGTGAAATGGCTAGGTTTATGTCTCATTTCATGCGAGCCCTAGACCTACTCTTGGTTCACCATACGTGAACAAGTGTATTAAATTAAATCATTTAAATATAGTAAAAATTACACATTATCCATTGAATTATCCATGTAGAAGTAAGAGAAATGCTAAGAAAATCTTATTTGAGTGTTACGTTCAATTCTGTTCATTTTTTTTCAACATACTTAATCATATTAAGAAAACCACAAAACTTGTAGGTTAACTAATATTATAAGGTAATTTATCTGCTAATGACAGCTCAATtggtaagagttatgagacatatGACAACGAGTGTAGAAGATCTAGATATCAATTTCTAGAAAGTGAAATTTAACTTTCTGATGTACCACTATAAGATAATTCTACCTTAAGTAGAAGTACAATTTTGAGTTTATAATCATCGTACTCAGAATATTATACTTGTgtttcaaaacaaaaacaaaaatcctaTTCAGATTGGATAAGTTGGGAGAAAGTAGTTGGATTAAGATTAGAATCCCAAAACTAACACCCAAAAAAAATGATTTGAATTCCAAAGGATATATGGTGATTAAAATTTAAACACATGATTGGGCTAAGAACTCTCAAAGAAAATCAAGGGGGGACCCTCCCATGATTAAAAGTCCACTTCATCCGGTGGGCTATTCACTCACACACCCTCCACGTAGGGTACTCCTAAGTCCTAACCCTACGCATCAAGTTAAAATCTCCTATTCATTCACTAGGGTGGGCTATTTGCTTAACCAACAGCAAGGGCTTTGTGGTCCGTTcctatttcaaaatttatgataaaaaaagaaacaaacaaggaatcttcaaacttcaaacaaacaaaaaaagaagaaaataaaaaccaatatttttttcaatcaggtccaaaaaataaatagaaaattgaataaaataaataagagaataataagaataataatGGACTTTGCAGAGTCCaaatttgaaatccaaatcGATTTAAAAATCTTTTTCACAAAACCTTATCTCCACAGGTACGAACGAACCACGTTACCATTTAccagaaacaacaacaacaacaaaacccttCTACTCCAACTCCAACAACACGGTCCAATTAGCTTCACGGGTTCGTTCGTTCTCAGGCCCAATCTCCATCTCTCTCCGGTGagccctctctctctctctctctgcaaaACCCTAGATCCTTCTCTGGTAAGCCCTCAAGCCCGCTTTCCGCTTTGGATCCGCGGTTTCCACCGCCAGATCCAGTTTTCATATAGATTCAGAACCCTAATTTCTCAATTTCTCGAAATCAGCTGTTAATTTCCTGATTCCAATTTTTTGAAGCTTTGATTTATTGTATTAGATCGTTCTCCAGTTTTGTGTTACTGTGTTTTGGTTGTTTTTGCTGTGATAAGCTTGATTATGGTTGAAATTAGTTAGATCAGTCTCTGAATTGCTTTTATTAGTCTTAAGACATTTTTTTATAGATGAGATCGTTTGGTGTAGTAGTAGTTCATTGATCTAATGTTCCAGTTTTGAGTTTGATCTGCTATGTACTTTACCAGTTCTGTTGACTTATATTTAGTACTAGTGTTTTTACCGCGAATATTACATATTAATGAATTAAGATACGAAAAAGAGATGACATAGTTGGGTGACCCGACCCGATGTTACGTGGGCCCGTATGTATTCTCTGGGTTCACAGATAGTGGTTTGCATGAGTTTTGTTACATGGAGTCTGTAGATTTATGTAGTCAGTTAAATAAATTGACTTGGAGAAAGGATGGGCCTTCTTCTTAACAATAGTAAGATGTGGGTTGTGTTTAAAGTTTGAACTCTTGATTCATGttagaccaaaaaaaaaaaaacaaaaattcttGAGCTTGTCAACTAAGGATGTTAAGTGCCGCAGATTTGCTATATTGCACGACTATTTAATGCATGGCCGAGCACGATTTAGAGGAATGCGAATGATATTGCAGTTTTAATGTTGTTAGggttaaattaaaataacaacGAAATAGAATGAAAGCATGATCTGACGGTTATCATGTGTGTCGTCAAGTGTCGTCCGAAAATTAGTCGCCTAGTTTATCATTTCCCTAAGTGCAGTGCTTAAAAGCTGGTTTATCTCATTTTGTTGTAACATAATGCAACATCCTTTGCCGCAAACAGCATGTTTCTATCATGTCTTCAAGCATGGTCTTGTAATTCAGCTTGAATACTGTGTCTTCTATTCTTAAAACATGgttaacaaaaatataaaatcttTATGTTCATTCAAAGTATTGGATTTTAtgtgcttcttcttcttcttcttcttcttcttaagaGTGGGTTCATGACTCTCTCCTAAAGATGGTAAATAGCTCCATGAGATTTTGTATTCTAATTCCTTTTCTTCCTTCATGATTCACAAACAAAGAATTTTGATTTCCAATATGTCATATATTCATGTGGACAAATGCATTGAATGTTTATTTTAGTTTAAATCCTATACATTTTGTGTGGGAGTATTCATATCTGATATGCTAGTGATCTCAAGTTTGCTTCATAACTGTAGTATTGAATAATGTGTCTATCTATGTCTACAAATGTTTCCTGGTTGTAATTGACCATTAATTTGCAATTGTTTCTTCTTGGTGAAGCTGGAAGGTACATATACCAAGATAAGATGGTTACTGTTGAAGAAGACAAAGTGGCTGTGACCCCTGATGTGAAAAATGTACCAGTCAGCACTGATTTTCAGCCTAGCAACGATCTGGCAAATTCTGAAAAAAATTCTGACAATAATGTCAAAGATTCTGAATTTCAGGCCAACAAGGATCTCTCCAATTCCAAGGCAGAGCCTGACAAAGGACTTCCTGCAGCTGAAAGTGAAAAACCAGCCTCTGATGGTGATGCAAATTCAGGGACTCCCAACCATGAGTTGAACAACACAGAAGAACTTCCCGCAGCTGAAACTGAAACACCAGTCTCAGGTGGTGATGCAAATGCAGGGACTTCCAACCATGAGTTAAACAACACAGAAGAACTTCCTGCAGCTGAAAGTGAAGCTCCAGCCTCTGGTGGTGATGCAAATGCAGGGACTTCCAACCATGAGTTAAACAACACAGAAGAACTTCCTGCAGCTGAAAGTGAAGCTCCAGCCTCTGGTGGTGATGCAAATGCAGGGACTCCCAACCATGAGTTGAACAACACAGAAGAACTTCCTGCAGCTGAAAATGAAACACCAGCCTCTGGTGGTGATGCAAATGCAGGGACTCCCAACCATGAGTTGAACAACACAGAAGAACCTACTCACAATGAGCCAGAGAACTCTGAATCACTATCCGGCAAGCAGTTGAGTAATGCTGAGGCACCACACAACAATCAGCCAGTTGATTCTGAGGCACCACTCGACAATCCATCTGTAAACTCTGAAGCACTCCCCACTGATCAGCTTGATCGTACTGAAGCTGCTCACGAGAAGCCTGCCTCTGAGACACCACCCAGCAACCAGCAGGACAATGCTGAGGCACTTCCAAATAATGTTGTGGTTAATTCTGAACTACAGACTGGCAATGATGTGGTTGTATCTGAAACACAGCAAGGCAATGAGGTGGTTTTATCGGAAACACAGGCCAGTGACACCGTTTCGGAAACACAGCCAAGCAATGAGATAGCCATGTCTGACTCACAGCCCAACGCTGAGGTGGTCATGTCTGATGCACATCTCAGCAGTGATATAGTCATGTCTGAGACACATCCCTGTAATGAGACTGCCATGCATGAGGCACAGATCAGTAATGATGTTCTCATGTCTGAAGCTCTGCCTGAAAATGAGTTGGCGAATTCCACTACAGATCCCAACAATCAACTTTCGCATCCTGACACTCTTTCTCATGATCATCAGTTCTCTCATTTCGATTTGATACCTGAAGATCAACTACCCCAACCTGAACCTCTGCCCAATTGTGAGCCGCTGCCTAGTTCTGAACCACTTGCAGACAGTCATCCCACAGACATCAAACCTATACCTCATGATCATCTGAACCAGTATGATATGGGCCCCAACAATCATCTGAATCATTCAGAGGCGCTATCCAATCATCAGCTAAATGATTCTGAGACATTTTCCCATGAACAGCTAGCCAATTCCCAAATGGTGCCTCACTACGAGCTGGAAAATAGTGAAACACTGCACCAGAATCATCTAGTCAGTTCTCATGCACACTATGAGATTGTCAATGCTAACAACGTACCCAGCTACGAGATAGTGAATGCTGAAACTCCACTGCACTCTGAGGAGCCTACTCCAGAAACTCAGCCAAGCAAGAGGAGGAAAAGGAAGTCTATAGTATGGGATCACTTTACCATAGAAACAGTCAGTGCTGGTTGTAGAAGAGCATGCTGCAAGCAATGCAACCAAAGTTTTGCATACAGTACTGGTTCAAAAGTTGCTGGTACCAGCCACCTTAAACGGCACATTGCCAAGGGGACATGCTCATCTCTGCTGCGTCAGAATCAATCGAGTCCATATACACCACGTGTAAGGGGAAGCGGTGCTGGCAATACAAGCACTATTAGCAATGCACCAAAACGACGTTATAGGTCTCCTAATACTCCTTACATAATTTTTGATCAAGATCGTTGCCGCCATGAGATTGCTAGGATGATCATTATGCATGACTACCCCCTTCACATGGTTGAGCATCCCGGATTTGTTGCATTTGTCCAAAATCTGCAGCCCCAGTTCAATATGGTTACCTTTAACACTGTCCAGGGAGACTGTGTTGCAACTTACCTGATGGAAAAGCAAAACCTTATGAAATATTTTGAGGGAGTACCTGGACGGTTATGTCTGACACTAGATGTTTGGACCTCAAGTCAATCTGTGGGTTATGTATTTATAACTGGACATTTTGTTGACAGTGATTGGAAGCTGCAGAGGAGAATCCTCAATGTCGTGATGGAACCATACCCTGATTCTGACTCTGCTATCAGCCATGCTGTAGCGGTTTGCCTTTCTGATTGGAACATTGAGGGCCGGCTATTTTCTATTACTTGTAATCATGCACTGAGTGAAAGTGCCCTTGGGAATCTCAGATCCTTACTCTCAGTGAAAAATCCACTTATCCTCAATGGCCAGTTGCTAGTTGGACATTGCATTGCCCGTACTTTGAGCAATGTTGCAAATGATTTGTTGAGCGCAGTAGAGGGCATAGTCAAAAAAATACGGGACAGTGTAAAATTTGTCAAGACTTCTGAATCTCATGAGGAAAAATTCCTGGAGCTCAAGCAGCAACTTCAGGTCCCGAGTGAAAGGAGTCTTTTTATTGACGATCAAACCCAATGGAATACAACATATCAGATGCTGGTGGCAGCTTCTGAGCTAAAGGAAGTATTCTCTTGTTTGGACACTTCTGA
This window harbors:
- the LOC130714840 gene encoding zinc finger BED domain-containing protein DAYSLEEPER-like, with translation MVTVEEDKVAVTPDVKNVPVSTDFQPSNDLANSEKNSDNNVKDSEFQANKDLSNSKAEPDKGLPAAESEKPASDGDANSGTPNHELNNTEELPAAETETPVSGGDANAGTSNHELNNTEELPAAESEAPASGGDANAGTSNHELNNTEELPAAESEAPASGGDANAGTPNHELNNTEELPAAENETPASGGDANAGTPNHELNNTEEPTHNEPENSESLSGKQLSNAEAPHNNQPVDSEAPLDNPSVNSEALPTDQLDRTEAAHEKPASETPPSNQQDNAEALPNNVVVNSELQTGNDVVVSETQQGNEVVLSETQASDTVSETQPSNEIAMSDSQPNAEVVMSDAHLSSDIVMSETHPCNETAMHEAQISNDVLMSEALPENELANSTTDPNNQLSHPDTLSHDHQFSHFDLIPEDQLPQPEPLPNCEPLPSSEPLADSHPTDIKPIPHDHLNQYDMGPNNHLNHSEALSNHQLNDSETFSHEQLANSQMVPHYELENSETLHQNHLVSSHAHYEIVNANNVPSYEIVNAETPLHSEEPTPETQPSKRRKRKSIVWDHFTIETVSAGCRRACCKQCNQSFAYSTGSKVAGTSHLKRHIAKGTCSSLLRQNQSSPYTPRVRGSGAGNTSTISNAPKRRYRSPNTPYIIFDQDRCRHEIARMIIMHDYPLHMVEHPGFVAFVQNLQPQFNMVTFNTVQGDCVATYLMEKQNLMKYFEGVPGRLCLTLDVWTSSQSVGYVFITGHFVDSDWKLQRRILNVVMEPYPDSDSAISHAVAVCLSDWNIEGRLFSITCNHALSESALGNLRSLLSVKNPLILNGQLLVGHCIARTLSNVANDLLSAVEGIVKKIRDSVKFVKTSESHEEKFLELKQQLQVPSERSLFIDDQTQWNTTYQMLVAASELKEVFSCLDTSDPDYKGAPSMQDWKLVESLCTYLKPLYDAANILTPTTHPTAITFFHEVWKLQLDMSRAVMNEDPFIGNLTKPMQEKIDKYWRDCNLILALAVVMDPRFKMKLVEFSFTKIYGDGAHEYVKIVDEGIHELFHEYASLPLPLTPAYAEDGSQTKREGSPGGTLLSDHGLTDFDVYIMETSSQQMKCELDQYLEESLLPRVSDFDVLGWWKLNKIKYPTLSKMARDILAVPVSSVPADSVFDTESKEMDQYRSSLRPETVEALVCAKDWMQYGAAEASNALVKMEF